In one Nitrospinota bacterium genomic region, the following are encoded:
- a CDS encoding Flp family type IVb pilin, translating to MMKHLKMFMQDEDGASAVEYGLLVALIAAAIILTVQSLGTTLNGVFGGVNTVISSTIPSSN from the coding sequence ATGATGAAGCACCTCAAGATGTTCATGCAGGACGAAGATGGGGCCTCGGCTGTTGAGTACGGCCTCCTGGTAGCTCTCATTGCAGCCGCCATCATTCTGACCGTTCAGAGTCTCGGTACCACGCTTAACGGCGTGTTCGGCGGCGTGAACACCGTGATCAGCTCGACGATTCCGTCATCGAACTAA